A single genomic interval of Streptomyces sp. 1222.5 harbors:
- a CDS encoding SigE family RNA polymerase sigma factor — translation MEASRQDEYREFVAMRSTALLRLAVLLTGGDRHAAEDLLQIALMKAYGRWARIEQPEAYVRQIMYRQQVNRWRLRRHHAEVTVPVLPESGGEEGAGADLELRVALWAALGRLSKRQRAVVVLRYFEDLPEAEVAALLGCPVGTVRSTAHRSLAKLRALVPDLDPGGPGEQQLPLGYTAKEIQA, via the coding sequence ATGGAGGCCTCGAGACAGGATGAGTACCGGGAATTCGTGGCGATGCGCTCCACAGCGCTGCTGCGGCTCGCGGTGCTGCTCACCGGCGGGGATCGGCATGCCGCGGAGGATCTGCTGCAGATCGCGCTGATGAAGGCTTACGGGCGGTGGGCGCGCATCGAACAGCCCGAGGCGTATGTCCGCCAGATCATGTACCGCCAGCAGGTCAACCGCTGGCGGCTGCGCAGGCACCATGCCGAGGTCACGGTGCCGGTGCTGCCCGAGTCCGGCGGAGAGGAGGGTGCCGGGGCGGACCTGGAGCTGCGTGTCGCGTTGTGGGCGGCGCTCGGCCGTCTGTCGAAGCGGCAGCGAGCCGTGGTCGTACTGCGCTACTTCGAGGACCTGCCGGAGGCCGAGGTCGCGGCACTCCTGGGATGCCCGGTCGGCACGGTGCGCAGCACGGCACACCGGTCGCTGGCAAAGCTCCGGGCGCTCGTACCGGACCTCGACCCGGGTGGGCCCGGGGAACAGCAACTGCCGCTCGGCTACACGGCGAAGGAGATCCAGGCATGA
- a CDS encoding MFS transporter → MSETRTTSVQAIDGGRRTDTAEAGAGRPAAPLWWVWLAAWPVTAVFVLSNAATPLYVLWQRDIGFSKGTLTVVFAFYIVGLLGSLLVSGVVSDRVGRKPVLLPALTLGLAACLIFATATSVAALIVARLFTGIAVGAVVSAGMAAVTDVAGPERKRIAALLASCAMVFGAGLGPLLAGLLSELAPAPTVTVFVVEAVLLVTAVLCVLRMPVRRPATRAKGSWVRVPGVPRGNGRQLALGIAVFAPGITATSFVLSLGPSLLSGLLDTTNRIVAGAMAFVMFLAATGVQFAVQRLRRRTILTAGAVSTTMSMITLIIAVHTSAVAVLIISALLAGAGQGMGQLGGLSLLNSSVPTQRLAEANAALNVGGYIPAGILPVSAGYLSDAVGLTSGATIFGAVLMGLAVIGGLVVLSTRRQVTDPA, encoded by the coding sequence ATGTCCGAGACCCGGACCACATCCGTCCAAGCCATCGACGGGGGTCGACGTACTGACACCGCGGAGGCGGGGGCCGGAAGGCCCGCGGCACCGCTGTGGTGGGTGTGGCTGGCAGCATGGCCGGTCACGGCCGTGTTCGTGCTCTCGAACGCGGCGACGCCGCTGTACGTGCTCTGGCAGCGCGACATCGGTTTCTCCAAGGGCACACTGACCGTCGTGTTCGCCTTCTACATCGTCGGCCTGCTCGGCTCGCTGCTGGTGTCCGGGGTGGTTTCCGACAGGGTCGGCCGCAAACCCGTACTGCTCCCGGCGTTGACGCTCGGGCTGGCCGCCTGCCTGATCTTCGCGACCGCCACCAGCGTGGCCGCGCTGATCGTGGCGCGGCTGTTCACCGGGATCGCGGTCGGCGCCGTCGTCTCGGCCGGCATGGCCGCGGTGACCGACGTCGCCGGACCCGAGCGCAAGCGGATCGCCGCCCTCCTCGCCTCCTGCGCCATGGTGTTCGGAGCCGGGCTCGGCCCACTGCTCGCCGGACTGCTCTCCGAGCTGGCGCCCGCGCCGACCGTCACCGTCTTCGTCGTCGAGGCCGTGCTCCTGGTCACGGCGGTGCTCTGCGTGCTGCGGATGCCGGTGCGCCGTCCCGCGACGCGAGCCAAGGGCAGCTGGGTGCGGGTACCGGGCGTGCCGCGTGGCAACGGCCGTCAACTCGCGCTCGGCATCGCGGTGTTCGCGCCGGGTATCACCGCCACGTCCTTCGTGCTCTCGCTGGGCCCCTCGCTGCTGTCGGGACTTCTGGACACCACGAACCGGATCGTCGCCGGGGCCATGGCGTTCGTGATGTTCCTTGCCGCCACCGGGGTGCAGTTCGCGGTCCAGAGGCTGCGCCGCCGCACCATCCTCACGGCGGGTGCGGTGAGCACCACGATGAGCATGATCACGCTGATCATCGCCGTGCACACCTCGGCGGTCGCCGTTCTCATCATCTCCGCGTTGCTGGCCGGTGCCGGCCAGGGCATGGGTCAGCTCGGCGGGCTGTCGCTGCTCAACTCGAGTGTGCCCACGCAGCGCCTCGCCGAGGCCAATGCCGCGCTCAACGTGGGCGGTTACATCCCGGCCGGCATCCTGCCCGTCTCCGCGGGCTACCTCAGTGACGCCGTGGGCCTGACCAGTGGCGCCACGATCTTCGGCGCCGTGCTCATGGGCCTCGCCGTCATCGGCGGCCTGGTGGTCCTGAGCACCAGGCGTCAGGTCACCGATCCCGCCTGA
- a CDS encoding helix-turn-helix transcriptional regulator has translation MSATKAAAPAIKVLPEPAELPAPLPEPGVDELRLETVLGALSDPLRLTIVRKLLLESEDFDHSCGWFGFDRPKSSLTHHFKALREAGVTRQRQYGLERRSHVRIEDLNARFPGLLDLVAAWTPQA, from the coding sequence ATGTCTGCGACCAAGGCCGCCGCACCCGCCATCAAGGTGCTCCCCGAGCCGGCCGAACTGCCCGCGCCACTGCCGGAGCCGGGAGTCGACGAGTTGCGTCTGGAGACCGTCCTCGGCGCGCTCAGCGATCCCCTGCGCCTGACGATCGTCCGCAAACTCCTCCTGGAGTCCGAGGACTTCGACCACTCTTGCGGCTGGTTCGGGTTCGACCGGCCCAAGTCGTCACTTACCCACCACTTCAAAGCGCTGCGCGAGGCGGGAGTGACGCGGCAGCGCCAGTACGGTCTCGAACGCCGCAGCCATGTGCGCATCGAAGACCTCAACGCCCGGTTCCCCGGCCTTCTCGACCTGGTGGCGGCCTGGACTCCGCAGGCCTGA
- a CDS encoding MFS transporter, which produces MTGQPGGGVAVKAFPVARSEARLLVPALMFIALVVAAVASLGTPLITSVATSFHVSLGSAQWTLTVALLSGAVATPVLGRLGAGPHRRATILATLAVVVAGSALTVLPLPFAWLLAGRAAQGVGLGLTALMMGVARDHLPEERSASVIALISVVSIIGAGVGYPLAALLAELGGVRAAYGLGLVVTAAALLTAWRSMPEAPEGRSAHVDVAGAVVLAAALLLVLFLAGERNLWSLHLAVAAGLAVLAVVLLCVWAVIELRSRTPLVDVRAVRHPAVAGANLAMFVGGIGMYLLLTLITRYAQTPHGAGYGFGLTTFVAGLVLIPFSVLGFVAGKLTPRVRTRIADPLLLAGSAVVVGGGFALFAAARSDLAELFAAMGVLGFGVGGFSAAMPGVILAVTPKSETSSAMSFNYVVRSVGYSLGSAIGGLILAAGTGPGHLFPDDSAYTTAALVGIGAMAITTLASLALARRRSSETKP; this is translated from the coding sequence GTGACCGGGCAGCCGGGAGGCGGGGTCGCGGTGAAGGCGTTTCCGGTGGCGCGTTCCGAGGCGCGGCTGCTGGTCCCCGCCCTGATGTTCATCGCTCTGGTCGTGGCGGCGGTCGCCAGCCTCGGGACACCGCTCATCACCAGCGTGGCGACCTCTTTCCACGTCTCGCTCGGCAGCGCGCAGTGGACGCTGACCGTCGCGCTGCTCAGCGGCGCCGTCGCCACGCCGGTCCTGGGCCGGCTCGGAGCCGGCCCGCACCGGCGGGCCACGATCCTCGCCACGCTGGCGGTCGTCGTCGCCGGCAGCGCGCTCACCGTGCTGCCGCTGCCGTTCGCGTGGCTGCTGGCCGGCAGGGCGGCCCAGGGCGTCGGGCTCGGGCTGACGGCGCTGATGATGGGCGTGGCCCGGGACCACCTCCCCGAGGAGCGCAGCGCGTCCGTGATCGCCTTGATCTCGGTGGTCTCGATCATCGGGGCCGGCGTCGGCTACCCGCTGGCCGCGCTGCTCGCCGAACTCGGCGGGGTACGTGCCGCCTACGGCCTCGGCCTGGTCGTCACCGCCGCCGCCCTCCTGACCGCGTGGCGCTCCATGCCCGAAGCCCCCGAAGGCCGCTCCGCCCACGTGGACGTGGCAGGCGCGGTGGTCCTGGCCGCTGCGCTGCTCCTGGTGCTGTTCCTCGCCGGCGAACGGAATCTGTGGAGCCTGCACCTCGCCGTGGCGGCGGGCCTCGCCGTCCTCGCGGTGGTGCTGCTCTGCGTCTGGGCCGTCATCGAGCTGCGCAGCAGGACGCCCCTGGTCGATGTGCGGGCGGTGCGGCACCCGGCGGTCGCCGGGGCGAACCTCGCCATGTTCGTCGGCGGGATCGGCATGTACCTCCTGCTCACGCTCATCACCCGGTACGCGCAGACGCCGCACGGCGCCGGCTACGGCTTCGGGCTGACGACCTTCGTCGCCGGGCTGGTCCTCATCCCGTTCTCGGTGCTGGGGTTCGTCGCCGGCAAGCTCACGCCGCGGGTCCGGACGCGGATCGCCGACCCCCTGCTCCTGGCCGGCAGCGCCGTCGTGGTCGGCGGCGGGTTCGCCCTGTTCGCGGCGGCCCGGTCGGACCTGGCCGAACTGTTCGCGGCGATGGGCGTGCTCGGCTTCGGCGTCGGCGGCTTCTCGGCCGCGATGCCCGGCGTCATCCTGGCCGTCACCCCCAAGAGCGAGACGTCGAGCGCCATGAGCTTCAACTACGTCGTCCGCAGTGTCGGGTACTCCCTGGGCAGCGCCATCGGCGGCCTGATCCTCGCCGCGGGCACCGGCCCCGGTCACCTCTTCCCCGACGACAGCGCCTACACCACCGCGGCGCTGGTCGGCATCGGCGCCATGGCGATCACGACGCTGGCAAGCCTCGCTCTCGCCCGCCGACGCTCGTCCGAGACCAAGCCGTAA
- a CDS encoding antibiotic biosynthesis monooxygenase — protein sequence MTNHSEAPVAPVEAYEPPYYAAVFTTVRTQDQSGYSETNARMEDLVKDIPGFLGMDHAQTPGGLGITVAYFRDADALAEWRTNAEHRAAQKRGQAEWYESYTLHVARVERSHGFKRV from the coding sequence ATGACCAATCACTCGGAAGCACCTGTCGCGCCTGTCGAGGCGTACGAACCCCCTTACTACGCGGCTGTCTTCACCACGGTGCGAACCCAGGACCAGAGCGGCTACAGCGAGACCAACGCCCGCATGGAAGATCTGGTGAAGGACATCCCCGGGTTCCTCGGCATGGACCACGCGCAGACTCCCGGCGGGCTCGGCATCACCGTCGCGTACTTCCGCGACGCCGACGCCCTCGCGGAGTGGCGGACCAACGCCGAGCACCGAGCGGCGCAAAAGCGCGGGCAGGCCGAGTGGTACGAGAGCTACACGCTTCATGTGGCGAGAGTGGAACGCAGCCACGGGTTCAAGCGAGTCTGA
- a CDS encoding PQQ-binding-like beta-propeller repeat protein, which yields MTTERVEDKVRETLRAVALDQVRAPGDLAHQVVRRRSRRRFSQAAGAAVAVAAIAAGAMVGLGDGGVAERGRPVQSAAAPEGWKPWQSGVAGASERGCLADGSALYCSGSDYDVAKIDANTGKRLWTVKVNREGDGIDHPFGVRDGVVYAYRNHTAKNLPDGDYAGGTDLMAVDAGTGKRLWTVKMPQDDRTDQAAMLIDGAVWANTPSLRTMSALDPLTGQEKWHYTWAKGIVCERTVLSGVPYLLCAPDTEEVHDTDVFRLDPATGKVHKVTTLPGRQQPLGTSEGRMVLIGAEDTTGDNLRLTTLTSSGKRTSLPGQVKGHMAGLAVVGDRLISVSGKGQASAYSLSTGRTLWTGPVGVTMPDENAMTSLASPVGSTRQGIVYFLGPTGDMSGLDLRTGKQLWSGRVDTGKPKPGVNDAPQLLRYEDVLIARNGSRIFSLLPRIGG from the coding sequence ATGACGACGGAGCGGGTGGAGGACAAGGTCCGGGAGACTCTGCGAGCGGTCGCCCTGGACCAGGTGCGGGCACCGGGAGACCTTGCGCATCAGGTGGTACGGCGGCGCAGCCGGCGTCGTTTCTCGCAGGCTGCCGGGGCTGCGGTGGCCGTCGCCGCGATCGCGGCGGGGGCGATGGTAGGCCTCGGGGACGGAGGCGTGGCCGAACGGGGCCGGCCTGTGCAGTCGGCGGCGGCGCCGGAGGGCTGGAAGCCGTGGCAGAGCGGCGTTGCGGGAGCCAGTGAGCGGGGTTGTCTGGCGGACGGTTCCGCACTGTACTGCAGCGGGTCCGATTACGACGTTGCGAAGATCGACGCCAACACCGGCAAGCGGCTGTGGACGGTGAAGGTCAATCGCGAAGGCGACGGTATCGACCACCCCTTCGGGGTGCGCGACGGCGTGGTGTACGCGTACCGCAATCACACCGCGAAGAACCTGCCTGACGGGGACTACGCCGGCGGCACCGATCTGATGGCCGTGGACGCCGGCACCGGCAAGCGGCTGTGGACGGTCAAGATGCCGCAGGACGACCGCACCGACCAGGCCGCCATGCTCATCGACGGAGCGGTGTGGGCGAACACTCCGTCGCTGCGTACGATGTCGGCCCTCGATCCGCTGACCGGTCAGGAGAAGTGGCACTACACCTGGGCGAAGGGCATCGTATGTGAGCGGACCGTGCTGAGCGGTGTGCCCTACCTCCTGTGCGCGCCGGACACCGAGGAAGTGCATGACACCGACGTCTTCCGTCTGGACCCCGCCACCGGGAAGGTCCACAAGGTGACGACCCTTCCCGGCAGGCAGCAGCCGCTCGGGACCTCAGAGGGGCGGATGGTCCTGATCGGAGCCGAGGACACGACCGGAGACAACCTTCGACTGACCACTCTCACCAGCTCCGGGAAGCGGACCTCACTGCCCGGGCAGGTCAAGGGACACATGGCCGGATTGGCTGTCGTCGGTGATCGTCTGATCTCCGTGTCCGGAAAGGGCCAGGCTTCCGCCTACTCGTTGTCCACCGGAAGGACTCTGTGGACCGGTCCGGTGGGCGTCACGATGCCCGACGAGAACGCGATGACGTCCCTCGCGTCCCCCGTGGGGTCGACGAGGCAGGGAATCGTGTACTTCCTCGGTCCCACCGGAGACATGTCCGGCCTCGACCTGCGCACCGGTAAGCAGCTGTGGAGCGGTCGCGTCGACACCGGCAAGCCGAAGCCCGGCGTCAACGACGCGCCCCAACTCCTGCGGTACGAGGATGTGCTGATCGCCAGGAACGGCAGCAGGATCTTCTCGCTCTTGCCGCGGATCGGCGGCTGA
- a CDS encoding MarR family winged helix-turn-helix transcriptional regulator produces MSLTSAATLATLDRTGPRRITDLAAVEGVTQPAMTALVRVMEESGLVERRGDASDKRVTLVCLTEAGASYVRTRRRAGVQAFERLIGELTGDEVEALMAALPALKHLAELESQDREGPKQ; encoded by the coding sequence ATGAGCCTGACGTCCGCCGCCACCCTGGCCACCCTGGACCGGACCGGCCCGCGGCGCATCACCGATCTGGCCGCGGTCGAGGGTGTCACCCAGCCCGCGATGACCGCCCTGGTCCGGGTGATGGAGGAGTCCGGCCTGGTCGAGCGGCGGGGCGACGCGTCCGACAAGCGGGTCACGCTGGTGTGCCTGACCGAGGCCGGCGCCTCCTATGTCCGGACGCGGCGCCGGGCGGGCGTCCAGGCGTTCGAGCGGTTGATCGGCGAGCTCACCGGCGACGAGGTCGAGGCGCTGATGGCGGCCCTTCCGGCGCTGAAGCATCTGGCAGAGCTCGAAAGCCAGGACCGCGAAGGGCCGAAGCAGTGA
- a CDS encoding PIG-L family deacetylase yields MNDRPLTLMAVHAHPDDEATGTGGVLARYAAEGIRTVLVTCTDGGCGDGPGGVKPGDPGHDPAAVASMRRQELEESCAILKISHLETLDYADSGMMGWATNDAPGSFWRTPVEEGAARLAELMRRYRPDVVVTYDENGFYGHPDHIQANRITMAALAMTEPTPKVYWTTAPRSMMQRFGETMREFGGDWQEPDPDEAAAMAEIGLPDEEITTWVDTAAFGGQKFDALAAHASQGENIFFLRMGKERFTELMGVETFLRVQDATGAAVPENDLFAGLR; encoded by the coding sequence ATGAACGACCGGCCCTTGACGCTCATGGCCGTGCACGCCCACCCCGACGACGAGGCCACGGGAACGGGAGGTGTCCTCGCGCGCTACGCGGCGGAAGGCATCCGCACGGTCCTCGTGACGTGTACGGACGGCGGTTGCGGTGACGGACCGGGAGGTGTCAAGCCGGGCGACCCCGGGCACGATCCGGCAGCCGTCGCCTCGATGCGGCGTCAGGAACTCGAGGAGAGCTGCGCCATCCTGAAGATCAGTCACCTGGAGACGCTGGACTACGCCGACTCAGGGATGATGGGCTGGGCGACCAATGACGCGCCCGGTTCCTTCTGGCGGACGCCTGTGGAAGAGGGTGCCGCGCGACTCGCGGAACTCATGCGCCGCTACCGGCCCGATGTGGTCGTCACCTACGACGAGAACGGCTTCTACGGTCACCCCGACCACATCCAGGCGAACCGCATCACGATGGCGGCGCTGGCGATGACCGAGCCGACGCCGAAGGTGTACTGGACGACGGCGCCGCGCTCGATGATGCAGCGGTTCGGGGAGACCATGCGCGAGTTCGGTGGGGACTGGCAGGAGCCGGATCCCGACGAGGCCGCCGCGATGGCCGAGATCGGGCTCCCGGACGAGGAGATCACCACCTGGGTGGACACCGCGGCCTTCGGCGGTCAGAAGTTCGATGCCCTGGCCGCCCACGCCAGCCAGGGCGAGAACATCTTCTTCCTCAGGATGGGCAAGGAAAGGTTCACCGAGCTGATGGGCGTCGAGACCTTCCTGCGCGTACAGGACGCCACCGGAGCGGCCGTACCCGAGAACGACCTCTTCGCCGGCCTGCGCTGA
- a CDS encoding metalloregulator ArsR/SmtB family transcription factor gives MEDAWGDPARKAALFDSLATAGKALANGKRLELLDLLAQGERNVDALAKAAGLGLTTASAHLQTLRRAGLVTTRRDGVRIHYRLAGDDVAALYVLLQQVARAHLAQAEHARAAYLGPRGTEHLTREELLERVKTGTATVIDVRPAEEYAAGHIPGALSVPLDQLDARLAELPADIEIVAYCRGANSVLAHDAVRRLAERGRRAKRLADGMLEWRLAALPVETAAA, from the coding sequence ATGGAGGATGCGTGGGGAGATCCCGCCCGCAAGGCCGCCCTGTTCGACTCCCTTGCCACGGCCGGCAAGGCGCTGGCCAACGGCAAGCGCCTCGAACTGCTGGACCTCCTCGCCCAGGGCGAGCGCAACGTCGACGCGCTGGCCAAGGCCGCCGGGCTCGGTCTGACCACCGCTTCGGCGCACCTGCAGACCCTCAGGCGAGCAGGGCTCGTCACCACGCGCCGCGACGGGGTGCGCATCCACTACCGGCTCGCCGGTGACGACGTCGCCGCCCTGTACGTACTGCTCCAACAGGTCGCCCGTGCCCACCTCGCCCAGGCCGAGCACGCCCGCGCCGCCTACCTCGGCCCCCGGGGCACCGAGCACCTCACCCGCGAGGAACTGCTGGAGCGGGTCAAGACCGGTACCGCCACGGTGATCGACGTCCGCCCGGCCGAGGAGTACGCCGCCGGGCACATCCCGGGCGCCCTCTCCGTCCCCCTCGACCAGCTCGACGCCCGGCTCGCCGAACTCCCCGCCGACATCGAGATCGTCGCCTACTGCCGAGGCGCCAACAGTGTCCTCGCCCATGACGCCGTCCGCCGCCTGGCCGAGCGGGGCCGCAGGGCGAAGCGCCTGGCCGACGGCATGCTCGAATGGCGCCTCGCCGCCCTCCCCGTCGAGACCGCCGCGGCGTGA